One stretch of Saccharopolyspora erythraea DNA includes these proteins:
- a CDS encoding isochorismatase family protein, with protein sequence MNRALIIIDVQIDFCEGGSVPVSGGADVAAAIADFVNRQTDYSFVVATRDHHVDPGGHFSERPDYVHSWPSHCVQGSEGGEFHPNFEPVVASGAVDEVFYKGHHAAAYSGFLGINEAGSSLADWLREHDVGQVDVVGIATDHCVRATALDAVREGFATQVLLDLTAAVAGKTTDAALEDLRKAGVKLTGSPVLVDD encoded by the coding sequence TTGAACCGAGCTTTGATCATCATCGACGTGCAGATCGACTTCTGTGAGGGCGGCAGCGTTCCCGTGTCCGGCGGCGCGGACGTGGCTGCTGCCATCGCCGACTTCGTGAACCGGCAGACGGACTACAGCTTCGTCGTCGCCACGCGCGACCACCACGTCGACCCGGGCGGTCACTTCTCGGAGCGCCCGGACTACGTGCACTCCTGGCCTTCCCACTGCGTACAGGGGAGCGAAGGCGGCGAGTTCCACCCGAACTTCGAGCCCGTCGTCGCATCGGGTGCCGTTGACGAGGTCTTCTACAAGGGCCACCACGCAGCCGCCTACAGCGGGTTCCTCGGCATCAACGAGGCCGGGAGCTCACTGGCCGACTGGCTGCGCGAGCACGACGTCGGCCAGGTGGACGTCGTCGGCATCGCCACCGACCACTGCGTGCGGGCCACGGCCCTGGACGCGGTCCGCGAGGGCTTCGCGACGCAGGTCCTGCTCGACCTGACCGCGGCCGTCGCCGGGAAGACCACCGACGCGGCCTTGGAGGACCTGCGCAAGGCGGGCGTGAAGCTCACCGGCAGCCCGGTGCTCGTGGACGACTGA
- the tesB gene encoding acyl-CoA thioesterase II, producing the protein MTEAARAAAADPAGSRIDGSVPLDHGVPHGQPVLDNLVALLDLERIEENIFRGVSPAESPVRVFGGQVAGQALVAAGRTVPEDRSVHSLHAYFIRPGDPSIPIVYEVDRTRDGRSFTTRRVVAVQRGKAIFSLSASFQLEEDGIDHQEPMPEVPDPETLPSYGELAGEMLKKLGRAQPRPIDVRYVTDPPWERRDSDDRQARSQVWMKADGSLPDDPLLHVCMVAFASDLTLLDAVLARHGVYWGLDKVSGASLDHAMWFHRRFRADEWLLYDCASPSASGARGLATGRFFSRDGRLVATVVQEGLLRVNQ; encoded by the coding sequence GTGACCGAAGCGGCCAGAGCTGCCGCCGCCGACCCGGCGGGCAGCCGCATCGACGGCTCAGTTCCGCTGGACCACGGCGTGCCGCACGGCCAGCCCGTGCTGGACAACCTGGTGGCGCTGCTGGACCTCGAGCGCATCGAGGAGAACATCTTCCGCGGTGTCAGCCCCGCGGAGTCCCCGGTGCGGGTCTTCGGAGGCCAGGTCGCGGGCCAGGCGCTGGTCGCCGCGGGCCGCACGGTGCCGGAGGACCGGTCGGTGCACTCGCTGCACGCGTACTTCATCCGGCCCGGGGACCCGAGCATCCCGATCGTCTACGAGGTGGACCGCACCCGGGACGGCCGGTCGTTCACAACCCGTCGAGTGGTCGCCGTGCAGCGTGGCAAGGCGATCTTCTCGCTCTCCGCCTCCTTCCAGCTGGAGGAGGACGGCATCGACCACCAGGAGCCGATGCCCGAGGTGCCCGACCCCGAGACGCTGCCGAGCTACGGCGAGCTCGCGGGGGAGATGCTCAAGAAGCTGGGGCGGGCGCAGCCCCGCCCGATCGACGTCCGCTACGTCACCGACCCGCCGTGGGAGCGCCGCGACAGCGACGACCGCCAGGCGCGCAGCCAGGTGTGGATGAAGGCCGACGGCTCGCTGCCCGACGACCCGCTGCTGCACGTCTGCATGGTCGCCTTCGCCTCCGACCTGACGCTGCTGGACGCCGTCCTCGCCCGGCACGGCGTGTACTGGGGTCTGGACAAGGTTTCCGGCGCGAGCCTGGACCACGCGATGTGGTTCCACCGGCGGTTCCGCGCCGACGAGTGGCTGCTCTACGACTGCGCGTCGCCGAGCGCCTCCGGCGCTCGCGGCCTGGCGACCGGGCGCTTCTTCTCCCGCGACGGCCGCCTCGTCGCGACCGTGGTGCAGGAAGGCCTGCTGCGCGTCAACCAGTGA